In Lates calcarifer isolate ASB-BC8 linkage group LG15, TLL_Latcal_v3, whole genome shotgun sequence, one genomic interval encodes:
- the leng9 gene encoding leukocyte receptor cluster member 9 isoform X1, translating to MASDGSGVPSGSPEDHRGEGTHPTDTPSPGAGVPADPNSAKDTLKATAERYEDGVNVCQFFLMGKCHFGHKCRLSHSDPSLDDSGAVSPDQDDTQDGEKTEKHRKKKGKVKKPKKLEHEGREMNKKPRMRTADDVISRILWDSSVDASEFVVGYVDRFLGVLERPFCDFNWDTNPCDCDYSTELALPRHRIQYFTYRGHRVWDRHSRTDRVFGSTGQSLAPPFGGEEEVKEMNTEVQEQQPDCLKTTEEQPPAVNGQEEGETEERTQTENTHLEEEEQNEMNIYTPDSTQPAPKCRGDASQQQQESRGACVVEEAANRHEASTDQEEGETLAEWQESWDGNEDASHHLEALNIGQDPSAPLEQREEKRGGRPPKKRPTHFITFKANTPAILSCFQQLQEEISSVLPSSAPHWQTASSLHVTLCLLVLHGPAEVAAAGEILRQFAHLDRNPPVAVTFPVKLKHFNGKVLYLSPQPQLHLQQLNSGLQEAYRKEGLLHRDSYNPRYHLTLAKVEDKEGERVFDAVGELKVGKGLNFGRLPVNTLHLCAVGGSKVDGFFETICTVTLR from the exons ATGGCATCAGACGGATCAGGGGTGCCCTCAGGTTCACCAGAGGACCACAGAGGTGAAGGGACTCACCCGACAGACACACCCAGTCCAGGGGCAGGGGTCCCGGCTGACCCTAACAGTGCTAAAGACACCTTAAAGGCTACAGCAG AACGGTATGAAGATGGAGTCAACGTGTGCCAGTTTTTCCTGATGGGAAAGTGTCATTTTGGACACAAATGTCGTTTGTCTCACAG CGATCCATCACTAGATGATTCAGGGGCTGTGTCACCTGATCAGGATGACACACAGGACGGAGAGAAGAcggaaaaacacaggaagaagaaaggcaAAGTGAAGAAACCAAAAAAGCTGGAACACGAGGGAAGAG AGATGAACAAAAAGCCTCGTATGCGCACAGCAGATGATGTCATCTCCCGGATCCTGTGGGACTCCTCGGTGGACGCATCAGAGTTTGTGGTGGGCTACGTGGATCGCTTCCTTGGTGTGCTGGAGCGGCCCTTCTGTGACTTCAACTGGGACACCAACCCCTGCGACTGTGATTACTCCACTGAGCTGGCCTTGCCCAGACACAGGATCCAGTACTTCACCTACAGAGGGCACCGCGTCTGGGACCGCCACAGCAGAACTGACAGGGTGTTCGGCTCCACAGGTCAATCTCTGGCTCCCCCCtttggaggggaggaggaagtAAAGG AAATGAACACAGAAGTCCAAGAGCAACAACCAGACTGCcttaaaacaacagaggagCAACCACCTGCTGTCAATGGGCAGGAAGAGGGTGAAACAGAAGAGCGCACTCAAACTGAGAACACAcatctggaggaggaggagcagaatgAGATGAATATTTACACCCCTGACTCAACACAACCAGCTCCAAAGTGTAGGGGAGACGCCTCTCAGCAACAACAGGAATCACGAGGAGCATGTGTTGTGGAGGAGGCTGCAAATAG ACACGAGGCTTCAACTGACCAAGAAGAGGGAGAGACTTTGGCAGAATGGCAAGAAAGCTGGGATGGCAATGAGGATGCTTCG CATCATCTTGAGGCCCTGAATATTGGTCAGGATCCATCAGCACCTCTGgagcagagggaagagaaaCGTGGCGGTCGCCCCCCTAAAAAACGACCCACGCATTTCATCACCTTCAAGGCCAACACTCCTGCGATCCTCTCctgtttccagcagctgcaggaggagatcAGCTCTGTTTTACCCTCCTCTGCCCCTCACTGGCAGACCGCCTCCAGCCTTCATGTCACCCTGTGCCTCCTGGTGCTGCACGGCCCAGCTGAGGTAGCCGCTGCCGGGGAAATCCTCCGACAGTTTGCCCATTTGGATCGCAACCCTCCGGTGGCCGTGACCTTTCCCGTGAAGCTGAAACACTTCAATGGGAAGGTGCTCTACCTGAGTCCCCAACCTCaactccacctccagcagctcaaCAGCGGCCTACAGGAAGCCTACAGGAAGGAGGGCTTGCTCCACAGGGACTCCTACAACCCGCGCTACCACCTCACTCTGGCCAAGGTAGAGgacaaggagggagagagggtttTTGATGCGGTGGGGGAGCTGAAGGTGGGGAAGGGTTTAAATTTTGGGCGTCTGCCAGTCAACACGTTACATCTTTGTGCCGTGGGCGGTTCCAAAGTAGATGGTTTTTTTGAGACCATATGCACGGTAACTCTTCGATGA
- the leng9 gene encoding leukocyte receptor cluster member 9 isoform X2, giving the protein MGKCHFGHKCRLSHSDPSLDDSGAVSPDQDDTQDGEKTEKHRKKKGKVKKPKKLEHEGREMNKKPRMRTADDVISRILWDSSVDASEFVVGYVDRFLGVLERPFCDFNWDTNPCDCDYSTELALPRHRIQYFTYRGHRVWDRHSRTDRVFGSTGQSLAPPFGGEEEVKEMNTEVQEQQPDCLKTTEEQPPAVNGQEEGETEERTQTENTHLEEEEQNEMNIYTPDSTQPAPKCRGDASQQQQESRGACVVEEAANRHEASTDQEEGETLAEWQESWDGNEDASHHLEALNIGQDPSAPLEQREEKRGGRPPKKRPTHFITFKANTPAILSCFQQLQEEISSVLPSSAPHWQTASSLHVTLCLLVLHGPAEVAAAGEILRQFAHLDRNPPVAVTFPVKLKHFNGKVLYLSPQPQLHLQQLNSGLQEAYRKEGLLHRDSYNPRYHLTLAKVEDKEGERVFDAVGELKVGKGLNFGRLPVNTLHLCAVGGSKVDGFFETICTVTLR; this is encoded by the exons ATGGGAAAGTGTCATTTTGGACACAAATGTCGTTTGTCTCACAG CGATCCATCACTAGATGATTCAGGGGCTGTGTCACCTGATCAGGATGACACACAGGACGGAGAGAAGAcggaaaaacacaggaagaagaaaggcaAAGTGAAGAAACCAAAAAAGCTGGAACACGAGGGAAGAG AGATGAACAAAAAGCCTCGTATGCGCACAGCAGATGATGTCATCTCCCGGATCCTGTGGGACTCCTCGGTGGACGCATCAGAGTTTGTGGTGGGCTACGTGGATCGCTTCCTTGGTGTGCTGGAGCGGCCCTTCTGTGACTTCAACTGGGACACCAACCCCTGCGACTGTGATTACTCCACTGAGCTGGCCTTGCCCAGACACAGGATCCAGTACTTCACCTACAGAGGGCACCGCGTCTGGGACCGCCACAGCAGAACTGACAGGGTGTTCGGCTCCACAGGTCAATCTCTGGCTCCCCCCtttggaggggaggaggaagtAAAGG AAATGAACACAGAAGTCCAAGAGCAACAACCAGACTGCcttaaaacaacagaggagCAACCACCTGCTGTCAATGGGCAGGAAGAGGGTGAAACAGAAGAGCGCACTCAAACTGAGAACACAcatctggaggaggaggagcagaatgAGATGAATATTTACACCCCTGACTCAACACAACCAGCTCCAAAGTGTAGGGGAGACGCCTCTCAGCAACAACAGGAATCACGAGGAGCATGTGTTGTGGAGGAGGCTGCAAATAG ACACGAGGCTTCAACTGACCAAGAAGAGGGAGAGACTTTGGCAGAATGGCAAGAAAGCTGGGATGGCAATGAGGATGCTTCG CATCATCTTGAGGCCCTGAATATTGGTCAGGATCCATCAGCACCTCTGgagcagagggaagagaaaCGTGGCGGTCGCCCCCCTAAAAAACGACCCACGCATTTCATCACCTTCAAGGCCAACACTCCTGCGATCCTCTCctgtttccagcagctgcaggaggagatcAGCTCTGTTTTACCCTCCTCTGCCCCTCACTGGCAGACCGCCTCCAGCCTTCATGTCACCCTGTGCCTCCTGGTGCTGCACGGCCCAGCTGAGGTAGCCGCTGCCGGGGAAATCCTCCGACAGTTTGCCCATTTGGATCGCAACCCTCCGGTGGCCGTGACCTTTCCCGTGAAGCTGAAACACTTCAATGGGAAGGTGCTCTACCTGAGTCCCCAACCTCaactccacctccagcagctcaaCAGCGGCCTACAGGAAGCCTACAGGAAGGAGGGCTTGCTCCACAGGGACTCCTACAACCCGCGCTACCACCTCACTCTGGCCAAGGTAGAGgacaaggagggagagagggtttTTGATGCGGTGGGGGAGCTGAAGGTGGGGAAGGGTTTAAATTTTGGGCGTCTGCCAGTCAACACGTTACATCTTTGTGCCGTGGGCGGTTCCAAAGTAGATGGTTTTTTTGAGACCATATGCACGGTAACTCTTCGATGA
- the flcn gene encoding folliculin isoform X1: MNALVALCHFCELHGPRTLFCTEALHPPSPSPSSQAGIPTPGDRDRDGDREGEGLTMRANSSATQRGEMCEGCRSLPASHPGFVSIDDETGIRFLSHQHPRQPQLFSVVRQACVRSLSCEVNSDVCPGREGPIFFGDEQHGFVFSHTFFIKDSLARGFQRWYSIVMVAMDRIYLINSWPFLLRHLRLTIQSLQSTALKVFDSEQGVCPQRAVRMNSVFSPAVFPHQRSGNAARSLTSLTQHPNLWASLHSSFSWLLKACGSRLTEKLLEGAPTEDTLVLIERQTEQEEEMSCWEGAEGGTSKSQRHQSESELGHDFLCDDAKLDELPGPKFRSLRHLRQVLGGAEFRQLAWHVLMGNQVIWRGSHPGLIQSAFIVLKSLLPVGCVRSVPYSDQYEEAYKCNFLGLSPDVPIPAHVSSSEFSLLVDVSTDRNCQISAVGDDDICSLYQFTISSANTQPTDRGPTLLNKLEVALSNENLSVDVVSHCLLCLKEEWMNKVKVLFKFSKVDGRGREDTQKVLALLGATGPGEEDNVRLLKFWMTGLSKTYKSHLMTAVRGGERSPSQ, from the exons atGAATGCTCTGGTGGCTCTCTGTCACTTCTGTGAACTCCATGGCCCCAGGACACTGTTCTGCACCGAGGCACTACACCCTCCATCCCCATCCCCTTCGTCCCAGGCAGGGATCCCGACACCTggggacagggacagagacGGTGACCGGGAAGGTGAAGGGCTGACCATGAGAGCCAACAGCTCAGCCACACAGAGGGGAGAAATGTGTGAG GGATGTCGATCTCTCCCTGCATCCCACCCAGGCTTTGTGAGCATTGACGATGAAACAGGCATTCGCTTCCTGAGCCACCAGCATCCCAGACAGCCACAGCTGTTCAGCGTGGTCCGCCAGGCCTGTGTACGCAGCCTCAGCTGTGAGGTAAACAGTGAC GTGTGTCCAGGTCGCGAGGGGCCAATTTTCTTTGGAGATGAGCAACACGGTTTTGTGTTCTCACATACCTTCTTTATTAAAGACAGCCTGGCCAGGGGCTTTCAGCGTTGGTACAGTATTGTCATGGTAGCCATGGACAGGATCTACCTTATCAACTCCTGGCCTTTTCTGTTACGCCACCTCAGACTCACTATACAGAGCCTGCAGAGCACAGCCCTCAAG GTGTTTGACAGTGAACAAGGAGTTTGCCCCCAGCGAGCTGTGAGGATGAacagtgtgttttcacctgCAGTTTTCCCTCATCAAAGGAGTGGTAACGCAGCCCGATCACTAACTTCTCTTACTCAGCATCCTAATCTCTGGGCGAGCCTGCACTCCTCCTTTAGCTG GCTGCTGAAGGCCTGTGGTAGTCGTCTGACAGAGAAGCTGCTCGAGGGGGCCCCTACTGAGGACACACTGGTGCTcatagagagacagacag aacaagaggaggaaatgagctGCTGGGAAGGAGCAGAAGGAGGCACTTCAAAGTCACAGCGACACCAGTCAGAGAGCGAGCTGGGCCATGACTTCCTGTGTGACGATGCAAAATTAGATGAATTACCTGGTCCAAAATTCAGGTCACTAAGACACTTGAGACAG GTCCTCGGAGGTGCTGAGTTTCGTCAACTGGCATGGCACGTGCTCATGGGAAATCAGGTCATATGGAGAGGCTCACACCCTGGACTCATCCAATCAGCGTTTATTGTACTCAAG TCTCTGCTGCCAGTTGGCTGTGTGCGGTCAGTGCCATACAGTGATCAGTATGAGGAGGCCTACAAATGCAACTTCCTGGGTCTCAGCCCAGATGTGCCCATTCCAGCCCACGTCAGCTCTTCAG AGTTTTCACTGCTGGTGGAtgtcagcacagacagaaactgtCAGATCTCAGCTGTAGGTGACGACGATATCTGCTCGCTGTATCAGTTCACCATCAGCAGTGCCAACACACAGCCCACAGACAGGG GTCCAACATTACTAAACAAGCTCGAGGTGGCTCTGTCTAACGAGAACTTGTCTGTGGACGTCGTATCTCACTGCCTGCTGTGTTTGAAGGAGGAGTGGATGAA TAAAGTCAAAGTGCTGTTCAAGTTCTCCAAAGTGGATGggcgagggagggaggacacCCAGAAGGTTCTGGCCCTCCTTGGCGCCACAGGGCCGGGCGAGGAGGACAACGTCAGGCTCCTCAAATTCTGGATGACCGGACTCAGCAAAACCTACAAGAGTCATTTAATGACAGCTGTTcgaggaggggagaggagccCCAGCCAGTGA
- the flcn gene encoding folliculin isoform X2: MNALVALCHFCELHGPRTLFCTEALHPPSPSPSSQAGIPTPGDRDRDGDREGEGLTMRANSSATQRGEMCEGCRSLPASHPGFVSIDDETGIRFLSHQHPRQPQLFSVVRQACVRSLSCEVCPGREGPIFFGDEQHGFVFSHTFFIKDSLARGFQRWYSIVMVAMDRIYLINSWPFLLRHLRLTIQSLQSTALKVFDSEQGVCPQRAVRMNSVFSPAVFPHQRSGNAARSLTSLTQHPNLWASLHSSFSWLLKACGSRLTEKLLEGAPTEDTLVLIERQTEQEEEMSCWEGAEGGTSKSQRHQSESELGHDFLCDDAKLDELPGPKFRSLRHLRQVLGGAEFRQLAWHVLMGNQVIWRGSHPGLIQSAFIVLKSLLPVGCVRSVPYSDQYEEAYKCNFLGLSPDVPIPAHVSSSEFSLLVDVSTDRNCQISAVGDDDICSLYQFTISSANTQPTDRGPTLLNKLEVALSNENLSVDVVSHCLLCLKEEWMNKVKVLFKFSKVDGRGREDTQKVLALLGATGPGEEDNVRLLKFWMTGLSKTYKSHLMTAVRGGERSPSQ, encoded by the exons atGAATGCTCTGGTGGCTCTCTGTCACTTCTGTGAACTCCATGGCCCCAGGACACTGTTCTGCACCGAGGCACTACACCCTCCATCCCCATCCCCTTCGTCCCAGGCAGGGATCCCGACACCTggggacagggacagagacGGTGACCGGGAAGGTGAAGGGCTGACCATGAGAGCCAACAGCTCAGCCACACAGAGGGGAGAAATGTGTGAG GGATGTCGATCTCTCCCTGCATCCCACCCAGGCTTTGTGAGCATTGACGATGAAACAGGCATTCGCTTCCTGAGCCACCAGCATCCCAGACAGCCACAGCTGTTCAGCGTGGTCCGCCAGGCCTGTGTACGCAGCCTCAGCTGTGAG GTGTGTCCAGGTCGCGAGGGGCCAATTTTCTTTGGAGATGAGCAACACGGTTTTGTGTTCTCACATACCTTCTTTATTAAAGACAGCCTGGCCAGGGGCTTTCAGCGTTGGTACAGTATTGTCATGGTAGCCATGGACAGGATCTACCTTATCAACTCCTGGCCTTTTCTGTTACGCCACCTCAGACTCACTATACAGAGCCTGCAGAGCACAGCCCTCAAG GTGTTTGACAGTGAACAAGGAGTTTGCCCCCAGCGAGCTGTGAGGATGAacagtgtgttttcacctgCAGTTTTCCCTCATCAAAGGAGTGGTAACGCAGCCCGATCACTAACTTCTCTTACTCAGCATCCTAATCTCTGGGCGAGCCTGCACTCCTCCTTTAGCTG GCTGCTGAAGGCCTGTGGTAGTCGTCTGACAGAGAAGCTGCTCGAGGGGGCCCCTACTGAGGACACACTGGTGCTcatagagagacagacag aacaagaggaggaaatgagctGCTGGGAAGGAGCAGAAGGAGGCACTTCAAAGTCACAGCGACACCAGTCAGAGAGCGAGCTGGGCCATGACTTCCTGTGTGACGATGCAAAATTAGATGAATTACCTGGTCCAAAATTCAGGTCACTAAGACACTTGAGACAG GTCCTCGGAGGTGCTGAGTTTCGTCAACTGGCATGGCACGTGCTCATGGGAAATCAGGTCATATGGAGAGGCTCACACCCTGGACTCATCCAATCAGCGTTTATTGTACTCAAG TCTCTGCTGCCAGTTGGCTGTGTGCGGTCAGTGCCATACAGTGATCAGTATGAGGAGGCCTACAAATGCAACTTCCTGGGTCTCAGCCCAGATGTGCCCATTCCAGCCCACGTCAGCTCTTCAG AGTTTTCACTGCTGGTGGAtgtcagcacagacagaaactgtCAGATCTCAGCTGTAGGTGACGACGATATCTGCTCGCTGTATCAGTTCACCATCAGCAGTGCCAACACACAGCCCACAGACAGGG GTCCAACATTACTAAACAAGCTCGAGGTGGCTCTGTCTAACGAGAACTTGTCTGTGGACGTCGTATCTCACTGCCTGCTGTGTTTGAAGGAGGAGTGGATGAA TAAAGTCAAAGTGCTGTTCAAGTTCTCCAAAGTGGATGggcgagggagggaggacacCCAGAAGGTTCTGGCCCTCCTTGGCGCCACAGGGCCGGGCGAGGAGGACAACGTCAGGCTCCTCAAATTCTGGATGACCGGACTCAGCAAAACCTACAAGAGTCATTTAATGACAGCTGTTcgaggaggggagaggagccCCAGCCAGTGA